From the genome of Stigmatopora nigra isolate UIUO_SnigA chromosome 2, RoL_Snig_1.1, whole genome shotgun sequence:
GTGGGATACATCCTGTGGTACGTGCGTGCGCCGTCCTTTTCCGTCTGACCGCCGCTCAGCCGGATTTGTCTTTTTGTAGGACTTGCTGGGTGCAGCGGGTGACGGGCGTGTGGGTGTACCCAATCCTGGAACGCATCACGCCGCTGGCacgcctcctcttcttctccgtGCTCACCGCCGTCATTTGCGTCTTGTACGTGCTGGGAGAAATCCTCAACGGATACATCTGGTACCGGCCGCACGCAGGTATTTCCATAGTCCTGTACGCCATGTTGCAACAAAGTCCTAACTATCTTAATCCATGAAAAGATGATTGGTTCCACGTCAAAGCTTCTGCTTTTTACTCTGTTGGATACAAATGAACACTTGTAGAACAGTAAACAAtctcttcttttttcccccccccccccagcaaaggtcaaaggtgagTGAGTCATGCCCCGCCCACCGGCAAATGTCAACCTGGATGAGCGTCCTTCAACGGCGACAAGCTTGCGAAGCCCACTCGTACTTTGAACGCAGCACATTGACAGAGATTACTAGGTCAAATGATTATTCGTATGACTTTTGAAATAGCCATTGTTTAACCCTTTTATTTAACGGCTACCAATGACAAATATATAGGTACGTATAGCATAAACTTTGGATTGTTTTTGGGGGCCTTGGACAGTTTGACCCGGCCGGGAACAACCTAAAATAGGAAAGTGACTTGCCTGATAAAAGGTTAGTTCATATTAAGCCTATATGGGTGGGGCTTGTTATGATTATGATGCGGCTGCTTTGGCTGGCTGGGTGCTCCACACACCCAAATGGGataagttactttttttttaaaatgctgtttgtatttatttatatctgaAGTGTAAAATGCTGCTTGCTAATGGGGGAAAAGACAAATGGGATGCTGCTAAAGTCTTTGTATCGACTCCATATTTATGGGATGGGATTGGGATCAAACTGAAAAGCATTAAATACCTGTTTTATTTCTGCACCTTGTTTCCggattgtctttatttgacatttttgaaaatggTAACAAAAAATGTGCATCATTCCTTCCTGGTTTTGGGCTTTGGAgctgaaaaaaaggagaattgaaatggatttaagGATCTCGCCAGTTCTACTATAAGATGATACTAATGTTGAAGTGGCCGACCGTTGGGGTTCTCCTGCTTGTAGAACCTCTTCAGCATGTCCACAGCCTCTTCCGATCTGTGCCCCGAGATGCACTGCACACATTTcagagagaataaaaaaagtACTCCAAAAAGTACATATGCAAAAGCTGTACGTATTCACAAATGGCCGCCACCTGAAAGGAGGTTCCGGTCCGAGGCAGGCGCGCCGAACCCACGTCCAGGACGGAGCCGCAGCCTCCGAAGCGCTCGTTCCCGCAGCCGTACGCCACCGTGCAAATGTCTGCCGCACGGTCAAGGTGcaacgagaaaaaaaattccatctCATCCCATCCCGTCCCCGAAGGATACTCATGAGGCGCAGCGCGGCGGCGCACATGACGCACGGCTCCACCGTCACGTACAAGACGGTCCGCCGGCACACGGTGCCGGCATCCCGGTTGCCGTGGCGACACCAATCCAGGAGCTGCTCCAGGGCCACCATCTCGGCATGCCTCGTAGCCTCCCGCGCAAACAAACGTTAAGTCGATCCAAGCACAATAAAAGGAAAATTGCCGGTCCTACATTTTTGGTCTCGTTGACTTGGTTCCTTCCCTTCCCGACCACTTGGTCTTGGTGGACCAGCAAACATCCCACTGGAACTTCTCCGTTCTCCAGGGCCTCTTTTGCCTGAGCACAAAGGTCACAATAAGTTGAATAATATTAGTTACAACATGTGGAGGATATTACAAGATAGAAGTATTCAAGAGAAAAACGACCATGTTTGAGTGTTTGGCTGCCATTGTGTATAACAATAACTCGGAATTCATGCATTAAACTCGTAAATTACCATGTCAAAAGCGATGTCCATCCATTTGGCGACTTCCACGTCAGTCGGACAAAACTCAAATGTAGGGCATTCATCCTCCATAGCGTCCCTACAACGAATTTGCTGTGGGGtgtaattttgatttaaaaagcgtCTTGCATTTCCATGCGCACCCTAAAGGATTCATGTCCGGAAATAGCGGAAGCAGTACGGACAGGGGACAATAATAGAAGACGGACTAATTTCCTGTTCGACCAAgattgaattaattaattcatattcAAATTAAATAGCCCCCCTtccatgattaaaaaatactttttaaataataaaacatttattttaaacttttttcgTCGTGGAGCTGGTTTAACTATGCCATATCCAACATGGCCGACACGTAAACTTCCGCCCCCAGCTCGGTGTTTGACAGTTAGCATTAGTATGCTGCTCAACGTGTTTTAGCTTAACTAGCGGAAGCAGTACGGACAGAGGACAATAATAGAAGACGGACTAATTTCCTGTTCGACCAAgattgaattaattaattcatattcAAATTAAATAGCCCCCCTtccatgattaaaaaatacttttcaaataataaaacatttattttaaacttcTTTCGTCGTGGAGCTGGTTTAACTATGCCATATCCAACATGGCCGACACGTAAACTTCCGCCCCCAGCTCGGTGTTTGACAGTTAGCATTAGTATGCTGCTCAACGTGTTTTAGCTTAACTAGCGGAAGTAGTACGGACAGGGGACAATAATAGAAGACGGACTAATTTCCTGTTCGACCAAgattgaattaattaattcatattcAAATTAAATAGCCCCCCTtccatgattaaaaaatactttttaaataataaaacatttattttaaacttcTTTCGTCGTGGAGCTGGTTTACCTATGCCATATCCAACATGTCCGACACGTAAACTTCCGCCCCCAGCTCGGTGTTTGACAGTTAGCATTAGTATGCTGCTCAACGTGTTTTAGCTTAACTAGCGGAAGTAGTACGGACAAGGGACAATAATAGAAGACGGAATAATTTCCTGTTCGACCAAgattgaattaattaattcatattcAAATTAAATAGCCCCCCttccataattaaaaaaatactttttaaataataaaacatttattttaaacttgATTCGTCGTGGAGCTTGTTTAACTATGCCATATCCAACATGGCCGACACGTAAACTTCCGCCCCCAGCTCGGTGTTTGACAGTTAGCATTAGTATGCTGCTCAACGTGTTTTAGCTAAAGATTAGAAACTCGCGTGCTCGCCATGTTATTCGAACAAGAGCGCGTTCGGCGGTGAATGAAGCAACTTTTTTGCTGGACTTTAGCAGCTTGGGACGTTCCTTCGCCCACGAGAATGTTTTCGTCTCTTTGGAATTTTGTCAAACGCCACAAGCGGAAATTTATCTTCACCGGAGCCGCAGTTGGGGGTACGGTGACTGTCAGTCtgtatgctaatgctaatataAGATCACTTAAGAGTACATTTGGCTCATTCTTTAAAGTTCCCATAACAAGTAGCTTTGGTGTTCTTGTGTTTCGAAGAAAGTCCGGTAGTTTTGGTTGGAAAGAGATTTGTTTTCAATCAGAATGttggtcatttcttttgaaTGGCCCAATGTACGAAAGTTCGCTATCATAGTTCATATGATGCaatgagtttttgttttgttttcctattCGAACTAGGCCCTGATTTGTCACGGTCCGTCGGCATATTTTGTTCCCCTTTTCCTCAGGTGTGTACCTCCTGGGCAAATATGCCAGCTCCAAGATCAGGCAGCTCCAGGAGAAGGAGGCCAACCACTACATTGCACAGGCCAGGCGCCAGTTCCACTTTGAGAGCAACCAGAGGACGTGCAACTTGACCGGTAAGGAAGTCGGTCGGCCCTGGTCCCCGCCGGCCTCTCATAGATGTCTTTTTTGGCCCTCCAGTCGTGTCCATGTTGCCTCCGTTGAGGGAAGCCATCGTCAAGCAGCTCAACTCGGAAAACCTCACCGGCATCCTCAAGGCCAGGCCGGTGTTGCTTCCAAGCGCCGCCATTTGATGTTGAGTTTCGGTTCAAGGCGAGCCTCGCCAAtaaccttctttttttcccctctctcttCACTTGAACAGGCCGGCCAATAAAGTGGAGATCTGGGAGGATCTGAAGATCATCAGTAAGTCCCGTTTGGAGCGGCCGCCGTGCCTGGGTCCGCCTTCACCCATTGTTGACGTCCGTCTGTGGAGCAGGTTTCACGCGCAGCCTGGTGGCCGTGTACAGCACTTGCATGTTGGTGGTCCTGCTGAGGATCCAGCTCAACATCATCGGAGGCTACCTGTACCTGGACAACTCTGTGGGAAAAGCACCCGAGGTCAGGCAAAAGTGCTTTTTCTTCTCCCCAAAATGGACTCTGGGTATCATTATTCTTTGGACGAATGGCCACAAAATCACTTGGAAGTGATTCAAAATGTGCGCATGTGTTGCCAGGCTCCAAAGGCCCCCGCGGAGGTCCAGCAGCAGTACTTGTCCAGCATCCAACATCTCCTTGGCGACGGTAAGATGGCCGGGTGGGCGTGGCCCAGGTCCAATTTTCCATCGATTGAGTTTCAAATATTCCCAAAAGTCACcaaataaccccccccccccaaatttcTTCAGGGTTGACGCAGTTAATCAGCGTAGTGAAGAAGTCCGTGCACGACTCTCTGGACGGGTAAGAAGAAATGGGCAGTCCAACGCTGGCCTGGCGGCCATATTGCTTATCTTTTCTTCTCAGTGTGCATCTGAAGGAGAGTTTGAGCCTGTCGGAGCTGGAGCGCCACGTGAGCGGGATTCGAGCCCAGGTGGAGGCGTGCCCCCAACGACCGCTGTCCTCCTACATGATGGCGCCGGACGACGACGCCCTGTCCGATCAGGTGGGCGCCGTGGCGTCCGTCGTCGTCCTCTGGCGGCGGTCCGGAACGTAACGCGCACTTCACCCCGCAGGCCTGCGGTCTGACTGAAAAGGACGTCCTGACCATCCGCCTGCTGGACGAGACCCGGGACGTGATGGACAGGTAGCGTTTGGCCCCGCCCCTCTCGCCGTCCGTCCGCCCGCCGACCGGCAAAGGGGTGATCTATGCCCCCCCCCGTGTTCAGTCCGGACTTTGGCGCCGTGTTAAGCGCTTGCCTGCAGCGGGGATTCACTCGTCTCCTGGACAACCTGGCACGCTTCTTCCACACGCCGCTGGTAGACCGCGATCCCAACCGGTCGGTACCCGCCGACATTTAAACTCGGGTTCCTTTTTGAGTCCACTCTGGATGTTTTCTGCCATTTGTTGATTTCTTTTATCCATGCGTTTGGCCAGACTTCCCAGCGTGTCTCTCCCACTGGCCAAGATCATCCCCGTGGTCAACGGCCAGATCCACACCATCTGCAGCGAGACGCCGGGACACCTGGTGCAGGTaagccgtccgtccgtccgttggAGGGGACGCGTGTCATGGTGACCGGCGCTCGTCAGGAACTTCTGATGAACGACCACGTGAAAGAGTTTGCCGCCAACGTCTACGATAGCTTCAGCGCGTAAGACGGACTCCGTctgggaaggaaggaaggaaagaagcgCTCTGGTCTCGTCAACCGTGGGGTTTGACCGCCAGGAGGCGCACGAAAAGACTCCAAGAAGCTGACTCAGGATGATATCACagcttcttttgtttttgtttttttaatgaaaactgaTTTAATTCCGACACAAAAGTGTCACTGTAGAGTTTTATAGAACATGTAACTGCTAATACAAACCATGTATGGAACATTAAATGTACAAATTGAGTCTGTTTGAATCCTGATTGCTGTTTCCTATTGCCCCAAAATGGACATTGACGGGAGAATATGCAGTTGAGTTCTCATTGTTGGAAGACAAACACTTGACGTATTGGGTGCTGCTGATGCGTTCACGGACGAGAGGAAATTGAAGCGTCCCGGCTCAAATCTAATCACCAAATGACAATGGGTGAATTGGCTGATAAGTGGATCGATATTGGCAGCTCAGGTGTCCGCTGGGCCCAAGTACCGAGTCTCGGTGAGTCAGGAAGACGAGCGAGTAACAGTGACATCATCCCGCCCGTCCTGAATTATTGAGCGGTCGTCAGCCGCCACTTGATTGGCCAACACCAGCCGAGCTGAGGTCAGCTCGCTAAGCCAGTGGGGGTGACGTCACCTCACCTGAGCTGCTGCTCACGTGACATGACGCCATCCCCCCGTTTGATTTCCCGGATTC
Proteins encoded in this window:
- the adat2 gene encoding tRNA-specific adenosine deaminase 2 — translated: MEDECPTFEFCPTDVEVAKWMDIAFDMAKEALENGEVPVGCLLVHQDQVVGKGRNQVNETKNATRHAEMVALEQLLDWCRHGNRDAGTVCRRTVLYVTVEPCVMCAAALRLMNICTVAYGCGNERFGGCGSVLDVGSARLPRTGTSFQCISGHRSEEAVDMLKRFYKQENPNAPKPKTRKE
- the pex3 gene encoding peroxisomal biogenesis factor 3, which codes for MKQLFCWTLAAWDVPSPTRMFSSLWNFVKRHKRKFIFTGAAVGGVYLLGKYASSKIRQLQEKEANHYIAQARRQFHFESNQRTCNLTVVSMLPPLREAIVKQLNSENLTGILKARPANKVEIWEDLKIISFTRSLVAVYSTCMLVVLLRIQLNIIGGYLYLDNSVGKAPEAPKAPAEVQQQYLSSIQHLLGDGLTQLISVVKKSVHDSLDGVHLKESLSLSELERHVSGIRAQVEACPQRPLSSYMMAPDDDALSDQACGLTEKDVLTIRLLDETRDVMDSPDFGAVLSACLQRGFTRLLDNLARFFHTPLVDRDPNRLPSVSLPLAKIIPVVNGQIHTICSETPGHLVQELLMNDHVKEFAANVYDSFSA